One window from the genome of Candidatus Chlorohelix allophototropha encodes:
- a CDS encoding cystathionine beta-synthase — protein sequence MQAYDNVLQLIGNTPLVRLPKLTRGLKPTVLAKLEMLNPGGSVKDRIGIRMIEEAEKRGLLRKGGTIIEPTSGNTGVGLAIAAAIKGYKAIFIMPDKMSQEKISLLKAYGAEVVITPTSVARESPESYYSVADRLAREIPGGFQPNQYFNPMNPQTHYETTGPELWQQTAGKIDYFVAGVGTGGTISGVAKYLKEQNPAIRIVGVDPEGSLYTQSVARPYKIEGIGEDFIPGTVDLNLIDEWVTVSDRDAFLMARKAVREEGILVGGSCGAALVGALEVAKNLDESKVVVVLLPDSGRSYLSKIYNDAWMHDQGFTERFPSHPRVFDLIHSHKPGQNEPPFFTVRADETVAEAISLLHQHGISQLPVTGELSLTGKHVIVGSLQERTLLEKIFKNPEIVIQTVEQIMDTPLPTVDESEEIEAIISLFTPSTPALVIEHEGEPVGIISRSDLLEFIAQQRKNQ from the coding sequence ATACAGGCTTACGACAATGTGTTGCAATTAATTGGCAATACCCCATTGGTGCGCTTGCCCAAACTGACCAGAGGTTTAAAACCTACCGTACTTGCCAAACTTGAAATGCTCAATCCCGGCGGGAGCGTGAAAGACCGCATCGGTATTCGCATGATTGAAGAAGCAGAAAAGCGCGGGTTGCTGAGGAAGGGTGGGACGATTATTGAACCGACCAGCGGCAACACTGGGGTTGGTCTAGCGATTGCTGCCGCCATCAAGGGCTACAAAGCCATCTTTATAATGCCCGATAAGATGAGCCAAGAGAAAATTTCGCTGCTCAAAGCTTATGGCGCAGAAGTGGTTATAACCCCCACCTCTGTAGCACGCGAATCCCCTGAGAGCTACTACAGCGTAGCGGATCGGCTGGCACGCGAGATACCGGGCGGATTCCAGCCCAACCAATATTTTAACCCGATGAACCCTCAAACCCATTACGAAACCACCGGTCCAGAACTCTGGCAACAAACCGCCGGGAAAATCGATTATTTCGTGGCGGGCGTAGGGACGGGCGGCACTATCAGCGGCGTTGCCAAATACCTGAAAGAACAAAACCCGGCAATACGCATTGTTGGAGTTGACCCCGAAGGTTCGCTTTATACCCAGTCGGTAGCGCGTCCTTACAAGATTGAAGGTATCGGCGAGGATTTCATCCCCGGTACGGTTGACCTGAACCTAATTGACGAATGGGTGACGGTCAGTGACCGTGATGCTTTCCTGATGGCGCGTAAAGCGGTACGTGAAGAAGGCATATTGGTGGGCGGTTCGTGCGGTGCAGCGTTGGTCGGCGCTCTGGAAGTCGCTAAAAATCTGGATGAGTCAAAGGTTGTGGTAGTATTGCTGCCGGACAGTGGACGCAGTTACCTCAGCAAAATTTACAATGATGCCTGGATGCACGATCAGGGCTTTACCGAGCGTTTTCCTTCTCATCCCCGCGTATTTGACCTTATTCACAGCCATAAACCCGGACAAAACGAGCCACCTTTCTTTACCGTTCGAGCCGATGAGACGGTGGCGGAAGCGATTTCGCTGCTGCACCAACACGGAATCAGCCAATTGCCCGTTACCGGAGAATTGAGCTTAACCGGTAAGCATGTGATCGTGGGAAGCCTTCAGGAAAGAACCCTGCTTGAGAAAATCTTCAAGAATCCTGAAATCGTAATCCAAACCGTTGAGCAAATAATGGATACACCCTTGCCCACGGTAGATGAAAGCGAAGAGATCGAAGCCATTATCAGTCTTTTTACGCCATCCACCCCCGCACTGGTAATTGAGCATGAGGGCGAACCGGTAGGCATTATCAGCCGTAGCGACCTGCTAGAATTTATTGCACAACAACGCAAAAATCAGTAG
- a CDS encoding alpha/beta hydrolase, whose translation MTIATIQLQSRALGHSIDYTAILPEPDRVGSGPYSVLLQLHGMYDNHSSWVQKSRLSEYVRDLPLLVVMPTGNNNMWANLHAKLRYEDMVIQDLYEQVNSLFNTRKGKWVIGGLSMGGFGALRLGLKYPDKFSSVFAHSSVIPNADGLKKWGLPDKTILDDLDLFQISSKLTAENFPVVSFDCGTFDSLIKDNREFHAHLQKLGLPHQYVEHPGKHDWKYWDKYVQEAIVQHSQVLGIKPVNIPE comes from the coding sequence ATGACAATTGCTACTATACAACTTCAGAGTCGCGCTCTGGGGCACTCGATAGATTACACCGCTATACTACCTGAACCGGATAGAGTAGGCTCTGGTCCTTATTCGGTTCTTTTACAGCTACATGGCATGTACGATAACCATTCCTCCTGGGTGCAAAAATCTAGGCTGAGTGAATATGTGCGCGATTTACCGCTACTGGTGGTAATGCCCACCGGAAATAATAACATGTGGGCAAATCTACATGCCAAACTTCGTTACGAGGATATGGTCATTCAAGATTTGTACGAGCAGGTTAATAGCCTTTTCAATACTCGCAAGGGTAAATGGGTTATCGGTGGACTTTCGATGGGCGGCTTCGGTGCGTTGCGACTGGGCTTGAAGTATCCTGATAAATTTAGCTCAGTTTTTGCGCACTCTAGCGTCATCCCCAATGCGGACGGCTTAAAGAAATGGGGCTTACCGGACAAAACCATTCTGGACGATCTCGATCTTTTCCAGATATCCTCAAAATTAACTGCCGAGAATTTCCCGGTAGTCAGCTTTGATTGTGGCACTTTCGATAGCTTAATCAAAGATAATCGCGAATTTCATGCCCATTTGCAAAAGTTGGGATTACCGCATCAATATGTCGAGCATCCCGGCAAACACGATTGGAAATATTGGGATAAGTATGTACAAGAGGCAATAGTGCAGCATTCACAGGTGCTTGGAATTAAGCCGGTGAATATTCCCGAATAA
- a CDS encoding glycosyltransferase family 39 protein, producing MRQTRLRYLDTLIVGLGVLAYTLALTGDYFVPFKSPLWLAMTIGLMALAGAYRLYAVGSFSLKRGFGWLSANWVILALIAALALGGILRYQTLKNAPAYTNAELDFAKSSIRVIAESDWKPFSYVNPPFYLYLGAVAAELNFAQQVSAGNIASPTGLTPEPVADLLRLLNLGLGIFAIFAVYGAAGLFWQSRRDAVIAALLFAACWLSYQITPALVSQNLSVALVASSLYFIARAYHKPNLLFLVGAGALVGATTTSSYGAILLLLPLLAIALVQGKTVSARFKFSGIALGGFVAGFSVLCPGWLFGWQYFLEGLAAIPNASAGTAGEFLKTALQNDSGLFVLAGFSFALSFYLRGEKARISRILIAFPLTYAILLNFIGSYKIERLALITPALAIVATLPIAVAGESLQRYFNARDEQHRWAGSALSLGLTLVAILGSVFIRRIF from the coding sequence ATGAGACAAACTCGCCTTCGCTATCTCGATACACTGATTGTAGGACTGGGCGTGCTGGCTTACACGCTGGCGCTAACCGGGGATTATTTCGTACCCTTCAAAAGCCCACTCTGGTTGGCAATGACAATTGGACTAATGGCGTTAGCGGGGGCGTACAGGCTGTATGCGGTGGGTAGTTTTAGCCTTAAACGTGGATTTGGCTGGCTCTCCGCTAATTGGGTTATTTTGGCGTTAATAGCGGCGCTGGCGTTGGGCGGAATATTGCGTTACCAAACCTTGAAAAACGCGCCCGCCTATACCAACGCCGAGCTTGATTTTGCCAAAAGCAGTATCAGAGTCATTGCCGAAAGCGATTGGAAACCTTTTAGTTATGTAAACCCACCTTTTTATCTTTATTTGGGCGCAGTTGCCGCCGAACTGAACTTTGCTCAACAGGTCAGCGCGGGAAATATCGCCTCACCGACCGGTCTTACCCCTGAACCTGTGGCAGATTTGTTGCGTCTGCTCAATCTAGGCTTAGGGATATTTGCCATCTTCGCCGTCTATGGAGCGGCAGGGCTATTCTGGCAATCTAGGCGAGATGCGGTTATTGCTGCCCTATTGTTTGCGGCTTGCTGGCTCTCCTACCAGATTACCCCGGCGCTGGTTTCGCAAAATTTAAGCGTAGCGCTGGTAGCTAGCAGCCTCTACTTTATCGCCAGAGCCTACCACAAGCCTAACTTACTCTTTCTGGTTGGGGCAGGGGCATTGGTGGGCGCGACTACCACCTCCTCGTATGGCGCAATCTTGCTGCTTCTCCCCTTGCTCGCAATTGCGCTAGTGCAGGGGAAAACAGTTTCAGCCCGCTTTAAATTCAGCGGCATTGCGCTTGGCGGGTTTGTTGCCGGATTTAGCGTGCTTTGTCCCGGCTGGCTTTTTGGCTGGCAATATTTTCTGGAAGGCTTGGCAGCAATTCCCAACGCCTCGGCAGGAACAGCCGGAGAATTCCTGAAAACGGCATTGCAAAATGACTCAGGGCTATTTGTTTTGGCTGGATTTAGTTTTGCGCTTAGCTTCTATTTACGCGGTGAAAAGGCGCGGATAAGCCGGATTCTAATAGCCTTCCCTTTAACCTATGCTATCTTGCTTAATTTCATCGGCTCTTATAAAATTGAACGCCTCGCCTTAATAACCCCTGCACTGGCAATTGTCGCCACACTACCAATAGCAGTGGCGGGGGAGTCTCTCCAGCGCTACTTTAATGCTAGAGATGAACAGCATCGCTGGGCAGGTAGCGCCCTGAGTTTAGGGTTGACGCTGGTTGCGATTCTTGGTTCAGTATTTATCAGACGTATTTTTTAG